The Cystobacter ferrugineus genome window below encodes:
- a CDS encoding type I-MYXAN CRISPR-associated protein Cas6/Cmx6 → MNQMPKPRLSWIDVAWIGNPEKVVGFAVSVRGLSPASSLRLQTLGLGGRRHLGCGLLLPTAARELQGASEL, encoded by the coding sequence ATGAACCAGATGCCGAAACCGAGGCTGAGCTGGATTGACGTGGCATGGATCGGGAACCCGGAGAAGGTGGTGGGCTTCGCGGTCTCGGTCCGGGGACTCTCTCCGGCTTCATCCTTGCGGCTGCAAACGCTCGGGCTGGGCGGTCGCCGTCACCTGGGCTGTGGACTGCTCCTTCCCACCGCGGCTCGTGAACTCCAGGGCGCTTCCGAGCTTTGA